The Procambarus clarkii isolate CNS0578487 chromosome 39, FALCON_Pclarkii_2.0, whole genome shotgun sequence genome window below encodes:
- the LOC138372694 gene encoding uncharacterized protein, translating into MAPSLNMAPNLNMAPSLNMAPNLNMAPSLNMAPSLNMATSLNTVPSLNMPPSLNMAPSLNMAPSLNMAPSLNMAPNLNMAPSLNMAPSLNMAPSLNMAPSLNMAPSLNMAPSLNTVPSLNMPPSLNMAPSLNMAPSLNMAPSLNMAPSLNMAPSLNMAPSLNMAPSLNMAPSLNMAPSLNMAPSLNMAPSLNMAPSLNMAPSLNMAPSLNMAPSLNMAPSLNMAPSLNPSVRYHYGL; encoded by the coding sequence ATGGCGCCAAGTTTGAATATGGCGCCAAATTTGAATATGGCGCCAAGTTTGAATATGGCGCCAAATTTGAATATGGCGCCTAGTTTGAATATGGCGCCTAGTTTGAATATGGCGACAAGTTTGAATACGGTGCCAAGTTTGAATATGCCGCCAAGTTTGAATATGGCGCCTAGTTTGAATATGGCGCCAAGTTTGAATATGGCGCCTAGTTTGAATATGGCGCCTAATTTAAATATGGCGCCTAGTTTGAATATGGCGCCAAGTTTGAATATGGCGCCTAGTTTGAATATGGCGCCTAGTTTGAATATGGCGCCTAGTTTGAATATGGCGCCTAGTTTGAATACGGTGCCAAGTTTGAATATGCCGCCAAGTTTGAATATGGCGCCTAGTTTGAATATGGCGCCTAGTTTGAATATGGCGCCAAGTTTGAATATGGCGCCAAGTTTGAATATGGCGCCAAGTTTGAATATGGCGCCTAGTTTGAATATGGCGCCTAGTTTGAATATGGCGCCAAGTTTGAATATGGCGCCAAGTTTGAATATGGCGCCAAGTTTGAATATGGCGCCAAGTTTGAATATGGCGCCAAGTTTGAATATGGCGCCAAGTTTGAATATGGCGCCTAGTTTGAATATGGCGCCAAGTTTGAATATGGCGCCAAGT